TAATCAAAACCAAATTCGTTGTTCGTGCCATACGTAATATCGCAGGCATAAGCATCTTGTTTATCAGCATGGTCCATACCGCTCAGGTTAACCCCAACCGTCATGCCCAGGAAGTTATAAATTTGTGCCATTTGTGCGCTGTCGCGCTGAGCCAAATAGTCATTTACTGTTACTACGTGTACGCCTTTACCTAGCAAAGCATTCAAATACACTGGCAATGTGCCCACTAGCGTCTTACCTTCACCAGTCTTCATCTCGGAGATTCGGCCTTCATGCAGAGCCATACCACCAATCAGCTGTACATCAAAATGCCGCATACCAAGTGTCCGCTTGGAAGCTTCACGTACGGTAGCAAATGCCTCGGGAAGAATTTCTTCCAAAGTTTCGCCTTTCTCAATACGGGCACGGAATTCTGCTGTCTTAGCTTGTAACTCTTCATCAGATAGCTTTACAAATTCCGGTTCCAATCCATTAATTACATCGACTGTCTTCATGAGACGTTTAACATCACGATCGTTGGTGTCTCCGAATATTTTCTTTACAAGTCCTAGCATGGTTAACCCCTTTCACGCAACACAGATGGTGGAACCGAGCCCATCCTCACAAAAAATTGAAAGGGCCATTTATAAATTCGATTCCGCTGCTTCATAAATTGTAACAGTTTGTAAGAGATGCCGCAATACAAGGTATATCAGCCACATTTTTCAAATACAGCTGTTTATACGCACAAGAGCCCTATTCGCTTGCAGCGAATAGGGGCTCGGTTTAAATTTCTAAGTATCTGAATAAATCTCGAGGCCCATTATACTGAATAGTATAACTGGCATCATTGAATCTTAGCCCTGTTCAATCAGTCCATATTTACCATCATCACGTTTGTAAACTACGCTAACTTCCGAAGTATCGATATTGGAAAACACAAAGAAATTATGTCCTACCATGTTCATTTGAAGAATTGCTTCTTCCACATCCATCGGCTTCATGGTAAAGCGTTTGTTCCGCACAACTTCTAAATCATCATAATCTTGTTCTTCTACAGCAACAGCGGTACTAGCTCCATCCACAAACAGCGTCTTGAGTCCTTCTTGACGGAATTTACGATTAATCTTCGTTTTGTGTTTGCGAATTTGACGTTCCAACTTGTCCACAACGGCATCTATGGAAGCATACATGTCATCGCTGCGATCTTCCGCACGAAGCGTCACGCCAGCAAGCGGAATGGTTACTTCCACCGTATGAAGGCCGCGAACTACGCCAAGCGTCACAGACCCTTCAGAGGTAGGGGGTGCTTCGAAATACTTCTCAAGTTTGCTGAGCTTCTTATCAACATACTCTCTCAAAGCGTCGGTCACATCAATTTGTTGACCTCGAATGGTGAATTGCATGGCCACTCCTCCTTTAGTTACACCTTCATTATACCAAATTGTTAAGGCTAAGTAAAAAGTAATTCCTTACAGCCCTTACAATTTGCTAACAAATATTGTCCTAGTGTTCACAAATAAAACAAGTCCGGTAAGAGCACTATTCGCCTCACCGGACCAAAAGTAAACCTGTCGCTATTATAGTACGAATTCCATTCTTATATTCCCTAACTAAAACAGTATAAGATCGAGTTACTTGGTATGAATTTGAATGATTTCTACAGGTGACAATTGCGTACCTGTTCCTGTAATAACGTATACCTTGTAAGCAGTATTCGCTGTCAATCCAGTCAAAGTTTGCGTATGTTTTACGCCTGGAGTAATGGAAGGCGTACCAGTCCATGGAGCATTCAATACAGCACCTGTACTATCCTGTCCTGCAGCAATCTGTGCTGCGCTAGGCGCTGCTGCATTTGCAGGCAATACAACATATCTTACTGGAGCTATAGCGCCACCTGTCACACCATATTTAACATATACATCTGCTGTGACTGTACCTGCTTGTCCCGGTTCAAAAAGTGTAATCGAACTAGCCGTAGCCTGAGCGGTAGTTAAACGAACGGTTGTTACATCAGATAGTTTACCCGAAGCATCAGCTACCGCGATATAAGTTGCATACTCCGTACCAGGATTTAATCCGTAAACAGAGAATGTAACCCTAGTGTTAGCTACAGTAGCTGCTTTACCATGATGTACGCCTGCAGTTCCGTCACTAATTTGTCCCTTTTCCACTTGCAGTGCACTTGGTGCACTTACATTAGCAGTATAAGGAGCTACAACATAGTAAACTGCACCCGTTACTGAGGACGTCAGGTATACATCAGCTGTTACCGAACCAACGTTACCATAGGTTGCCCCACTTACGGTTGGTGTTGTGACATTTCCGCCACCACCATTACCTCCGCCAGATCCACCACCACTACCGCCACCTGGAGTAGCTGTTGGCATTGGTGTAGCTGTTGGTGTCGGAGTTGCCGTTGGCGTTGGTGTAGGGATTACACCACCACCTGTTCCACTACCTGGATAATAAATAACTGAGGTATTGATAATACCTACAGCCTCTGCACGTGTTAACGATCGCTTTGGACCGAAGGTTCCATCCGGATAACCGTTAATAATCTTCTTATCCGCTGCAGCGGCTACTGCACCTTTAGCCCATGCGGCAATTTGTGCATTGTCTTTAAATTTGTTTGAAGTCGTATTCGTGTTCAATCTAAGTAGTTTCGCAGTAATTACAGCTGCTTCTTGTCTTGTTAGCGGGTTATTAGGGCGGAATGTATTATCCTCGTAACCCCCGATATATCCAGCTTCCACGGCTTTAGCCACTTCACTGTAGTTCCAGTTTGTGCTTCTCATATCTTTAAAGCTTACTGTTGCTTTTTGTGTAAAACCGAACAGGCGATTTATCAGAGTTACATACTCACCACGAGTAATTGCCTTGTTTGGTTTCACTGTTCCATCAGGATATCCTCCAAGATATCCTCTATCTAGCCATTCCTGTAGCTGACCTTGGGCCCAGTGACCTTGAATATCCTTAGGCACGGGAGCGGCAGATACGCTGCCAAGAGATCCTAATAACATACTAATTCCTAATATTCCGGTCATAAGACCTCGCCACATCTTTTTCATCCTGCTAATCACCCTCCTAAAAGTTTTGATAGCATAGGCTATATGTATCTCTTCGTAGAAGTATTGGCCTAGGCTAACATAGTGTGCGTCAAGGTAAGATAAACAGCTCAACGTGTATCTATTACCCACCTTTTGAAGAGTTCTAACATTCCCCATAAAATTAATTTACAAATTGCGCCATTTTCTTTCTATTAACTGCCTTGATAGAGGCATATATGAGTGCATAAAAAAAGGACCTTGGGAGAATTCCCAAGATCCTTGCTAGCGCTGTCTAAATTGCTAACCATCTACTTATATGTAGGTCGGCTTAGCCGTATGATTATAATTTGATTACGTTAGCTGCTTGTGGTCCGCGTGCACCTTCAACGATATCGAACTCTACGGATTGGCCTTCATCCAAAGTCTTGAAACCATCAGTTTGAATCGCGGAAAAGTGTACGAATACGTCGCCACCGTCTACAGTCTCGATAAAACCATAACCTTTTTCTGCATTAAACCATTTTACTTTACCTTCCATTGATTAAACATTCCCTTCGTCATCAGATGAACGTGAGTCTTGCTCACAAATCGACTATACCACCGTAACTTCTTCATTGTCAATTGGAAAAGTAAATGTTTACATGCAATAATTTACCACGTAAAATAGGAGATTTAATTTTCCATAATCAAGAAAAAGTTGCGGCGTAATGATCAAAAAAGAGCAGACGGTATTCAATACCCGTCTACTCCTATAGTGAAACACTGAAAATAATATTAATTTATTTTGATTTCGTAAGCTTAAAGGTAGGTTTTCAAAGCAATTCCAATCTTCTACTTGAGGGCTTGTAGCCAAACTTCTCAGAAGCTTCCCGGTAATATTGCTTAGCCTTGTCAAGCTTCCCCATTACTTCATAAAGACTCCCCAAGTTATGTAATGCCGAAAAACTTCCAGTCCCATAAACACATTCATACTGGTCTGTCTCGCCGATTTGTAGACATTTTAGATAAGATTGCTCAATTAGAGGCAACAATCCTACATACTTCGCGGTATTTTTCAAAATAAGCTTCATGTAAAGAACACCACAAACAAAGTGGAAATCTGTAAAATCATTTAACCATTCTCGTTCTCTACTGATGATAGGAAGCCCTTCTTCAAATCTCTCTGTCGCAATAACCTCATAGAGCACGTTTACAATAACATTTGGGGCATAATTCTCCGTTCTATCTAGAAGAGAGTACGCCTTGTGTAGATGCTCGTAAGCTTGAATATGATCGCCAATCCCTCTAAATTCCTTTGCAATTTGAAAAAGAAAATAAACGTCTAGTGGATTGCTATCAATTTCCGCCTGTAATATAGGTATATTGCGATCTGCTTTAGATTCCATATAGCCATCATGATAAGCTTCAACAGAAAGGTTGATTCTAGGCAGATCAGAGCTAAGTTGTTCATGAATATGACCCTCATATCGAATACCAGACGGAAACATACGTGAAACAAACCCATGAGCATACGATAGCTCGCCATCATTACCTTTAAATTGATTGATCAGCTTTATCCTGCCAATGGCATGATGCTTGTTGATAAATTCACGAATCACTTCACTGCAATCATTATCAATATACTCATCCGCATCTAGCACCAGGTTCCAATCACATGTCGAATGATCTAACGCAGCATTACGTGCATCGGAAAAGTTGTTGTTCCAGGTCCAGTCAAATATCTTGGCACCATAGCTTTCGGCGATGGCCTTTGTTCGATCTGTTGATCCTGTATCTAGAATGATTATTT
The window above is part of the Paenibacillus sp. FSL K6-0276 genome. Proteins encoded here:
- a CDS encoding S-layer homology domain-containing protein encodes the protein MKKMWRGLMTGILGISMLLGSLGSVSAAPVPKDIQGHWAQGQLQEWLDRGYLGGYPDGTVKPNKAITRGEYVTLINRLFGFTQKATVSFKDMRSTNWNYSEVAKAVEAGYIGGYEDNTFRPNNPLTRQEAAVITAKLLRLNTNTTSNKFKDNAQIAAWAKGAVAAAADKKIINGYPDGTFGPKRSLTRAEAVGIINTSVIYYPGSGTGGGVIPTPTPTATPTPTATPMPTATPGGGSGGGSGGGNGGGGNVTTPTVSGATYGNVGSVTADVYLTSSVTGAVYYVVAPYTANVSAPSALQVEKGQISDGTAGVHHGKAATVANTRVTFSVYGLNPGTEYATYIAVADASGKLSDVTTVRLTTAQATASSITLFEPGQAGTVTADVYVKYGVTGGAIAPVRYVVLPANAAAPSAAQIAAGQDSTGAVLNAPWTGTPSITPGVKHTQTLTGLTANTAYKVYVITGTGTQLSPVEIIQIHTK
- a CDS encoding glycosyltransferase; translated protein: MKTIALVMIVKDEESVIDRCLRSVSHMVDEIIILDTGSTDRTKAIAESYGAKIFDWTWNNNFSDARNAALDHSTCDWNLVLDADEYIDNDCSEVIREFINKHHAIGRIKLINQFKGNDGELSYAHGFVSRMFPSGIRYEGHIHEQLSSDLPRINLSVEAYHDGYMESKADRNIPILQAEIDSNPLDVYFLFQIAKEFRGIGDHIQAYEHLHKAYSLLDRTENYAPNVIVNVLYEVIATERFEEGLPIISREREWLNDFTDFHFVCGVLYMKLILKNTAKYVGLLPLIEQSYLKCLQIGETDQYECVYGTGSFSALHNLGSLYEVMGKLDKAKQYYREASEKFGYKPSSRRLELL
- a CDS encoding cold-shock protein, giving the protein MEGKVKWFNAEKGYGFIETVDGGDVFVHFSAIQTDGFKTLDEGQSVEFDIVEGARGPQAANVIKL
- the raiA gene encoding ribosome-associated translation inhibitor RaiA, translated to MQFTIRGQQIDVTDALREYVDKKLSKLEKYFEAPPTSEGSVTLGVVRGLHTVEVTIPLAGVTLRAEDRSDDMYASIDAVVDKLERQIRKHKTKINRKFRQEGLKTLFVDGASTAVAVEEQDYDDLEVVRNKRFTMKPMDVEEAILQMNMVGHNFFVFSNIDTSEVSVVYKRDDGKYGLIEQG